A part of Setaria viridis chromosome 8, Setaria_viridis_v4.0, whole genome shotgun sequence genomic DNA contains:
- the LOC117866247 gene encoding cytochrome P450 78A5, which yields MAMKIELIITTMIPLIFLMHFTTTTISPSAQPSWLFSLLSISLAVAAVILPFAVTTRHARSRNNGAAAAAIPGPRGWPLVGSLPAVSGPLMHRRLASLADAHGARRLMSLTLGATPVVISSHPDTAREILSGAAFVDRPPKAAARELMFTRAIGFAPAGEYWRRLRRAAGAGMLSPRRLAALEGLRSRVADGMTARVAGAMGRSGEVAMRALLQKASLESMAGSVLGLEGGALSEELGEMVREGYELVGTFNLGDHYYTTLWGPLMDLWGVGPACRGLAARVRGYFGKVIEERRVAGDCHDRDDLLSYMLSLPEDERLEDSDVIAVLWEMVFRGVDVVAILLEWTMARVALHPDIQSKAHEEIDAVVGVHRPITDADIPNLHFLQCIVKETLRMHPPGPLLSWARLAVHDARVGKYVVPAGTTAMVNMWAISHDEAIWGDPWAFRPERFGVEDVSVLGSDLRLAPFGSGRRVCPGRMMGLSTVQLWLGRLLQEYEWSPAKPVKLAECLRLSMEMKQPLVCRAVRRGEAA from the exons ATGGCCATGAAGATCGAACTAATAATCACCACCATGATCCCCTTGATCTTCCTCATGCacttcaccaccaccaccatcagccCTAGCGCACAGCCCTCATGGCTCTTCTCCCTCCTGTCCATCTCcctcgccgtggcggcggtCATCCTGCCATTCGCCGTCACCACCCGACATGCACGTAGCAGGAataatggcgccgccgccgccgccatcccgggGCCGCGGGGGTGGCCGCTGGTCGGCTCCCTGCCCGCCGTGTCCGGCCCGCTCATGCACCGCCGCCTGGCCTCGCTGGCCGACGCGCACGGCGCGCGCCGCCTCATGTCGCTCACCCTCGGCGCCACGCCGGTGGTGATCAGCAGCCACCCGGACACCGCGCGAGAGATCCTCTCCGGCGCCGCCTTCGTCGACCGCCCGcccaaggcggcggcgcgggagctcaTGTTCACCCGCGCCATCGGCTTCGCCCCCGCCGGCGAGTactggcgccgcctccgccgcgccgcgggcgccggcatGCTGtccccgcgccgcctcgccgcgctggAGGGCCTCCGCTCCCGCGTCGCCGACGGTATGACCGCGCGCGTCGCCGGCGCGATGGGGAGGTCCGGCGAGGTGGCCATGAGGGCACTGCTCCAGAAGGCATCCCTGGAGAGCATGGCCGGAAGCGTGCTCGGCCTCGAGGGCGGTGCGTTGAGCGAGGAGCTCGGTGAGATGGTGAGGGAAGGGTACGAGCTCGTGGGCACCTTCAACCTGGGAGACCACTACTACACAACGCTGTGGGGCCCGCTGATGGACCTCTGGGGGGTGGGGCCCGCGTGCAGGGGGCTGGCAGCTAGGGTTAGAGGGTATTTTGGGAAGGTCATCGAGGAGAGGAGGGTGGCAGGGGACTGCCACGACAGGGATGACCTGCTCAGCTACATGCTTTCACTGCCAGAGGATGAGAGGTTGGAGGACTCTGATGTGATTGCTGTTCTATGG GAAATGGTCTTTCGTGGGGTGGACGTCGTAGCCATACTCCTAGAGTGGACCATGGCCCGCGTTGCTCTGCATCCTGACATCCAATCCAAGGCGCACGAGGAGATTGATGCAGTGGTGGGTGTCCATCGTCCCATCACCGATGCGGACATCCCCAACCTGCACTTCCTCCAATGCATTGTGAAGGAGACCCTCCGTATGCACCCACCAGGGCCACTCCTATCCTGGGCACGTCTGGCAGTGCATGACGCCCGTGTGGGTAAGTATGTCGTGCCTGCAGGGACCACCGCTATGGTGAACATGTGGGCCATATCCCATGATGAGGCTATTTGGGGAGACCCATGGGCGTTTCGACCAGAGAGATTTGGAGTGGAGGATGTGAGTGTGTTGGGCTCCGACCTGAGGCTAGCACCTTTCGGGTCGGGCCGAAGAGTATGCCCCGGCCGGATGATGGGCCTCTCCACCGTGCAGCTTTGGCTGGGTCGGCTCTTGCAAGAGTATGAGTGGTCGCCGGCCAAGCCCGTAAAGCTTGCAGAGTGCCTCCGCCTGTCTATGGAGATGAAGCAACCCTTGGTCTGCCGTGCAGTTCGTCGTGGAGAAGCTGCTTAA
- the LOC117866918 gene encoding F-box protein At5g50450 isoform X1 — MRKPTRRSSLVKKGSGGRTTAVLLAKQELVLGHGGGVDAFDRLPDDLVIAVLAGVAACAAGPADLAAAALTCRRFRELAAHPAVLSRASAAAVSLRAGRWSEAAHQFLRRCAAAGSLHACYFLGMVTSATATSSVVCTAMLLGPRRPLFADAASSYHHQVRFYCLGSRATGAALLARAASGGHAAALYALAVLQFNGSGGGKADKDPRAGVTLCARAAWLGHVPALRELGHCLQDGYGARRDAAAGRHLLLHAAARELVAISSARCRRGGRRAEDGDDAASRFMVEWWALSAAKKSAAATGEGDGGNDAAELRLCSQAPCGRRETRRHEFRRCSACGSASYCSRACQALDWKRAHRGQCGAAAARWLAAGDAY; from the exons atgAGGAAGCCGACGAGGCGCTCGAGCTTGGTAAAgaagggcagcggcggcaggacgACGGCCGTCCTGCTGGCAAAGCAGGAGCTGGTGctgggccacggcggcggcgtcgacgcgtTCGACCGGCTCCCCGACGACCTCGTGATCGCCGTGCTCGCCGGGGTCGCAGCGTGCGCCGCGGGCCCCGCCGACCTCGCTGCGGCGGCGCTGAC GTGTAGGAGGTTCCGGGAGCTCGCGGCGCACCCCGCGGTGCTGTcgcgggcgtcggcggcggccgtgtcCCTGCGCGCGGGGAGGTGGTCGGAGGCGGCGCACCAGTTCCTGCGGCGGTGCGCGGCCGCCGGCAGCCTCCACGCCTGCTACTTCCTCGGCATGGTAACCTCAGCCACGGCGACATCCTCTGTAGTCTGTACTGCTATGCTTCTTGGTCCGCGCCGGCCTCTGTTTGCTGACGCCGCCAGCTCATACCATCACCAGGTGAGGTTCTACTGCCTCGGGAGcagggcgacgggggcggcgctgctggcgcgcgcggcgtccggCGGGCACGCGGCGGCGCTGTACGCGCTGGCCGTGCTGCAGTtcaacggcagcggcggcggcaaggcggACAAGGACCCGCGCGCCGGCGTGACGctgtgcgcgcgcgccgcgtggtTGGGACACGTCCCGGCGCTCCGCGAGCTCGGCCACTGCCTCCAGGACGGCTATGGCGCGCGCCGCGACGCCGCGGCAGggcgccacctcctgctccacgccgcggcgcgcgagctcGTCGCTATCTCGTCAGCGCGctgccgtcgcggcggccgccgcgccgaggacggcgacgacgcggccagCCGGTTCATGGTGGAGTGGTGGGCGCTGTCCGCCGCCAAGAAGTCCGCGGCAGCGACGGGAGAAGGCGACGGCGGGAACGACGCGGCCGAGCTGCGCCTGTGCTCGCAGGCGCCGTGCGGGCGGCGGGAGACGCGGCGGCACGAGTTCCGGCGGTGCTCGGCGTGCGGGTCCGCCAGCTACTGCTCGCGCGCGTGCCAGGCGCTGGACTGGAAGCGCGCGCACCGCGGCCAGTgtggggccgccgccgcccgctggctCGCCGCCGGGGACGCGTACTGA
- the LOC117866267 gene encoding uncharacterized protein codes for MAVGGETMMTREQLLHLFSRFSFLTSLPEVKQRIADAVRDKQEAVAVTTEIQEEILREMGIDPSFGIGCLGKVNVVYENDKDLMIKFYQFVAKEEMAIDEAELGPREMAEKLHAQRILQEQQLNMLVEMRKYSPESQSVILGTLRKQLEEANFDINASILSPDQIQEIIQK; via the exons ATGGCGGTCGGCGGCGAGACCATGATGACGAGGGAGCAGCTGCTCCACCTCTTCTCCCGCTTCTCCTTCCTCACCTCCCTCCCCG AGGTTAAGCAGCGGATTGCCGACGCCGTCAGGGACAAGCAG GAGGCTGTGGCCGTGACCACTGAGATACAAGAGGAGATCCTTCGCGAGATGGGCATAG ATCCAAGTTTTGGTATTGGTTGCCTAGGTAAGGTCAACGTTGTTTACGAAAATGACAAGGACTTGATGATTAAATTCTATCAATTTGTTGCCAA AGAAGAGATGGCTATTGATGAAGCTGAGCTTGGACCTAGAGAAATGGCTGAAAAACTACATGCTCAACGAATATTACAAGAACAG CAACTGAACATGCTAGTTGAAATGAGGAAATATAGCCCAGAGAGCCAATCTGTCATACTTGGGACT TTGCGCAAACAATTGGAGGAAGCAAATTTTGACATCAATGCATCGATCTTGAGTCCAGATCAAATTCAAGAGATCATTCAGAAATGA
- the LOC117866918 gene encoding F-box protein At1g67340 isoform X2, which translates to MRKPTRRSSLVKKGSGGRTTAVLLAKQELVLGHGGGVDAFDRLPDDLVIAVLAGVAACAAGPADLAAAALTCRRFRELAAHPAVLSRASAAAVSLRAGRWSEAAHQFLRRCAAAGSLHACYFLGMVRFYCLGSRATGAALLARAASGGHAAALYALAVLQFNGSGGGKADKDPRAGVTLCARAAWLGHVPALRELGHCLQDGYGARRDAAAGRHLLLHAAARELVAISSARCRRGGRRAEDGDDAASRFMVEWWALSAAKKSAAATGEGDGGNDAAELRLCSQAPCGRRETRRHEFRRCSACGSASYCSRACQALDWKRAHRGQCGAAAARWLAAGDAY; encoded by the exons atgAGGAAGCCGACGAGGCGCTCGAGCTTGGTAAAgaagggcagcggcggcaggacgACGGCCGTCCTGCTGGCAAAGCAGGAGCTGGTGctgggccacggcggcggcgtcgacgcgtTCGACCGGCTCCCCGACGACCTCGTGATCGCCGTGCTCGCCGGGGTCGCAGCGTGCGCCGCGGGCCCCGCCGACCTCGCTGCGGCGGCGCTGAC GTGTAGGAGGTTCCGGGAGCTCGCGGCGCACCCCGCGGTGCTGTcgcgggcgtcggcggcggccgtgtcCCTGCGCGCGGGGAGGTGGTCGGAGGCGGCGCACCAGTTCCTGCGGCGGTGCGCGGCCGCCGGCAGCCTCCACGCCTGCTACTTCCTCGGCATG GTGAGGTTCTACTGCCTCGGGAGcagggcgacgggggcggcgctgctggcgcgcgcggcgtccggCGGGCACGCGGCGGCGCTGTACGCGCTGGCCGTGCTGCAGTtcaacggcagcggcggcggcaaggcggACAAGGACCCGCGCGCCGGCGTGACGctgtgcgcgcgcgccgcgtggtTGGGACACGTCCCGGCGCTCCGCGAGCTCGGCCACTGCCTCCAGGACGGCTATGGCGCGCGCCGCGACGCCGCGGCAGggcgccacctcctgctccacgccgcggcgcgcgagctcGTCGCTATCTCGTCAGCGCGctgccgtcgcggcggccgccgcgccgaggacggcgacgacgcggccagCCGGTTCATGGTGGAGTGGTGGGCGCTGTCCGCCGCCAAGAAGTCCGCGGCAGCGACGGGAGAAGGCGACGGCGGGAACGACGCGGCCGAGCTGCGCCTGTGCTCGCAGGCGCCGTGCGGGCGGCGGGAGACGCGGCGGCACGAGTTCCGGCGGTGCTCGGCGTGCGGGTCCGCCAGCTACTGCTCGCGCGCGTGCCAGGCGCTGGACTGGAAGCGCGCGCACCGCGGCCAGTgtggggccgccgccgcccgctggctCGCCGCCGGGGACGCGTACTGA